From the genome of Cytobacillus firmus, one region includes:
- a CDS encoding carbohydrate ABC transporter permease, whose translation MRSAAAPKFYETKKFKDKVKQAIVFIVLLAGSVLVISPLWWMISTSLKSPAEIAQYPPTFMPKEFHFSNYVDAWKTAPFTRWAMNTFFIAFCGMAGSVIVNSLVAYAFAKIRFKGRNALFIVVLSTMLIPGFVTMVPQYILFSKLGWVNTYLPLVVPAFLGSAFFIFLLRQFMMTIPNELIEAAVLDGANHIQIWWHIMLPLTKPALITVAIFSFNGAWNDLLGPLLYLNDESLYTLQIGLQTFKGTVQTQWHYLMAMSVMVLLPVVLLFFFFQKHFIEGSNIASGTKG comes from the coding sequence ATGAGATCTGCTGCAGCACCGAAGTTTTATGAGACGAAAAAATTCAAAGATAAAGTAAAGCAGGCGATTGTTTTCATCGTTTTATTAGCAGGAAGTGTACTGGTAATATCTCCGCTTTGGTGGATGATTTCGACTTCTCTGAAATCCCCTGCAGAGATAGCTCAATATCCGCCGACCTTTATGCCAAAAGAATTCCATTTTTCCAATTATGTTGACGCCTGGAAAACAGCACCGTTTACCCGCTGGGCTATGAATACATTCTTTATTGCCTTTTGCGGAATGGCGGGAAGCGTTATTGTCAATTCGCTGGTTGCTTATGCATTTGCGAAGATCCGTTTTAAAGGAAGAAATGCTCTGTTTATAGTTGTGTTATCAACCATGCTGATCCCAGGGTTTGTCACCATGGTGCCTCAGTACATTTTATTCTCCAAGCTTGGCTGGGTAAATACGTATCTGCCGCTGGTTGTTCCGGCCTTTTTGGGGAGTGCCTTTTTCATCTTCCTGCTTCGCCAGTTTATGATGACCATTCCGAATGAACTTATTGAAGCAGCTGTACTGGACGGTGCTAATCATATTCAGATATGGTGGCATATCATGCTGCCATTGACGAAGCCGGCGCTTATTACTGTAGCCATTTTCTCATTTAATGGCGCATGGAATGATCTTCTTGGCCCGTTATTATATTTAAATGATGAAAGTCTCTACACCCTTCAAATCGGTCTTCAAACCTTCAAGGGAACTGTACAGACACAATGGCATTACCTGATGGCCATGTCAGTCATGGTATTATTGCCAGTAGTGCTGTTATTTTTCTTCTTCCAGAAGCACTTTATAGAAGGTTCGAATATCGCATCAGGCACGAAAGGATAA
- a CDS encoding thiamine-binding protein: MANALVSIQIIPKTKDGENVIPYVDEAISIIQQSGVKYEVHPLETTMEGDLEHLLKIIADMNRKMIEKGSSNVISQVKILYQPAGIEMSDLTEKYRP; this comes from the coding sequence ATGGCAAACGCACTTGTAAGCATTCAAATCATACCAAAAACAAAAGATGGGGAAAATGTTATACCATACGTTGATGAAGCGATCAGTATTATTCAGCAATCCGGTGTTAAGTACGAAGTGCATCCCCTTGAAACAACGATGGAAGGCGATTTAGAACACTTATTGAAAATCATTGCTGACATGAACAGAAAAATGATTGAAAAAGGCAGCAGCAACGTAATCTCACAGGTTAAGATTCTCTATCAGCCCGCTGGAATTGAAATGAGTGATTTAACGGAGAAATACCGTCCATGA
- a CDS encoding transposase has translation MLSKHVMRWTALRGLKKLSAQAMLTFATINLKKMASWTWTEPKMV, from the coding sequence ATGCTTTCAAAGCATGTCATGCGCTGGACAGCCCTGAGAGGGCTTAAAAAATTGTCGGCACAGGCGATGCTTACTTTCGCTACCATCAATTTAAAAAAGATGGCCAGCTGGACATGGACGGAGCCTAAAATGGTCTAG
- a CDS encoding NupC/NupG family nucleoside CNT transporter codes for MNFIWGIFGIIVVLGIAFLLSSNKRAISVRTVAGGLAIQLIFAFLVLKWEGGRKGLEWLTMKVNDIINYANQGINFLFGGLFTDESGIAFVFAFQVLPVVIFFSSLISVLYYLRIMQFFIKILGGGLAKLLGTRKAESMSAAANIFVGQTEAPLVVRPYIANMTRSELFAVMTGGLASVAGSVLIGYSLLGVPLEYLLAASFMAAPAGLILAKIMLPETEDKEEPKEFDMEVDSDSANVIDAAAKGASVGLELALNIGAMLLAFIALVALINGLLGWVGGLFGLEGLTLEIILGYVFSPLAFAIGVPWSEAVQAGNYIGQKLILNEFVAYSAFAPDIPTLSDKTVAIVSFALCGFANISSLGILLGGLGGLAPNRRQDIARLGLKAVAAGALASMLSAAIAGMLF; via the coding sequence ATGAATTTTATTTGGGGGATATTCGGTATTATTGTCGTTTTAGGGATAGCCTTCCTGCTTTCAAGCAATAAAAGGGCAATAAGTGTAAGAACAGTTGCGGGAGGTCTTGCCATTCAGCTGATTTTCGCCTTTCTCGTTTTAAAGTGGGAAGGCGGAAGAAAGGGACTGGAATGGCTCACAATGAAGGTAAACGACATAATTAATTACGCCAATCAGGGTATAAATTTTTTATTTGGCGGCCTTTTTACAGATGAATCGGGCATTGCATTCGTTTTCGCATTTCAGGTTTTGCCTGTTGTAATCTTTTTTTCATCACTGATTTCCGTCCTCTATTACTTAAGGATTATGCAGTTTTTCATTAAGATCCTCGGCGGGGGACTGGCTAAGCTTCTCGGGACCAGAAAAGCTGAATCCATGTCGGCAGCAGCCAATATATTCGTGGGACAAACGGAGGCACCGCTAGTGGTCCGCCCATATATCGCAAATATGACCAGATCCGAGTTATTTGCGGTCATGACCGGAGGCCTTGCTTCTGTAGCAGGATCTGTTTTGATTGGATATTCCTTACTGGGAGTGCCTCTCGAATATCTTCTGGCTGCAAGCTTTATGGCTGCACCCGCTGGATTGATCCTGGCCAAAATAATGCTTCCTGAAACGGAAGATAAAGAAGAGCCTAAGGAATTTGATATGGAAGTCGATAGCGATTCTGCAAATGTCATTGATGCAGCCGCAAAAGGAGCAAGTGTCGGACTGGAGCTCGCTTTAAATATTGGCGCGATGCTGCTGGCCTTTATTGCTTTAGTTGCTTTAATTAACGGGCTTCTTGGATGGGTTGGAGGGTTATTTGGGTTAGAAGGGTTGACACTCGAAATCATACTTGGATATGTGTTTTCTCCACTCGCGTTTGCGATAGGAGTTCCATGGTCAGAAGCCGTACAGGCAGGAAATTATATTGGCCAGAAGCTAATTTTGAATGAGTTTGTTGCTTATTCTGCTTTTGCGCCGGATATCCCGACTTTATCTGATAAAACAGTGGCGATCGTAAGCTTTGCCCTTTGCGGATTTGCCAATATTTCTTCATTGGGTATTTTACTGGGAGGACTTGGCGGATTGGCCCCGAACCGCAGGCAGGACATTGCACGGCTAGGCTTGAAGGCAGTTGCTGCAGGTGCCCTGGCATCTATGCTAAGTGCCGCCATAGCCGGAATGCTGTTTTAA
- a CDS encoding YkvA family protein translates to MPEIETKDYKDGYKKFSSRAQRYADDPEKTKGLLKKATLKAEKNKSSLSDIWEKFQLLIDLVKAWSKGDYRHISKKSIIFIIASILYFVSPIDLVPDFLIGMGILDDAAVLGFAVSQITGEIEKFKTWKESRTIEMK, encoded by the coding sequence ATGCCTGAAATAGAAACGAAAGATTATAAGGACGGCTATAAAAAATTTTCTTCCAGGGCACAACGCTATGCGGATGATCCCGAAAAAACAAAAGGACTTCTAAAAAAGGCTACACTTAAAGCTGAGAAAAACAAATCTTCGTTAAGTGATATATGGGAAAAGTTTCAGCTGCTGATCGATTTAGTTAAGGCATGGTCAAAAGGCGATTACCGGCATATCTCCAAAAAATCAATTATCTTTATTATTGCATCCATCCTATACTTTGTCTCTCCTATCGACCTGGTTCCAGACTTTCTAATTGGAATGGGTATCCTCGATGATGCAGCAGTACTTGGTTTTGCCGTCAGCCAGATTACAGGTGAAATTGAGAAATTCAAAACCTGGAAAGAGAGCCGGACTATTGAAATGAAATAA
- a CDS encoding ABC transporter substrate-binding protein, producing MKKCIAVITALLLLSGCAGSGQDAKTGNEDAGSKQELKEVTVVLDWTPNTNHTGLYAAKEKGYFKEEGLDVEIIMPGEAGADQLTASGKADFGVSYQESITEARVQGVPLVSIAAVIQHNTSGFASPAEKNIKSPKDFEGKTYGGWGAPVEKSVIDSLMKKENADADKVSIVNMGDADFFTAVKRDIDFAWIYYGWTGVEAELRGEKINMVYLTDYSEKLDYYTPVLATSEKMIEDDPETVKAFVNAAAKGYEFAIDQPEEAADILLKNAPDLDSELVKKSQEWLSPRYQDDAARWGEQKLEVWENYADWMHENGLLDKELDAGKAFTNDFLPE from the coding sequence ATGAAAAAATGTATTGCGGTTATTACTGCGCTTCTGTTGCTATCCGGCTGTGCCGGCAGCGGCCAGGATGCTAAGACTGGAAATGAAGATGCAGGCAGCAAACAAGAATTGAAGGAAGTTACTGTCGTACTGGATTGGACGCCAAATACCAATCATACTGGCTTATATGCGGCAAAAGAAAAAGGCTATTTTAAAGAAGAAGGGCTCGATGTCGAAATTATCATGCCAGGTGAAGCAGGCGCAGATCAATTGACGGCATCAGGCAAGGCTGATTTCGGTGTCAGCTATCAGGAAAGCATTACGGAAGCACGTGTTCAGGGTGTGCCTCTGGTATCGATAGCAGCTGTTATTCAGCACAATACATCCGGTTTTGCATCCCCTGCTGAAAAAAACATTAAATCACCGAAAGACTTTGAAGGAAAAACGTATGGCGGGTGGGGAGCTCCTGTAGAAAAATCAGTAATTGACTCCCTAATGAAGAAGGAAAATGCCGATGCTGATAAGGTGTCAATTGTGAACATGGGAGATGCAGACTTTTTTACGGCGGTTAAAAGAGATATAGACTTCGCATGGATTTATTACGGATGGACAGGTGTAGAAGCTGAGCTTCGGGGGGAAAAGATTAATATGGTCTACCTCACAGACTACTCAGAAAAACTGGATTACTACACGCCTGTTCTGGCTACGAGTGAAAAAATGATTGAAGATGATCCGGAAACTGTCAAAGCATTTGTAAATGCTGCAGCCAAAGGATATGAATTTGCAATCGACCAGCCCGAGGAAGCAGCTGATATCTTGTTAAAGAATGCTCCTGACCTGGACAGCGAATTGGTCAAAAAGAGCCAGGAGTGGCTATCCCCGCGCTATCAGGATGATGCTGCCAGATGGGGAGAACAAAAGCTTGAGGTCTGGGAAAACTATGCAGACTGGATGCATGAAAATGGTCTATTAGATAAAGAATTAGATGCCGGCAAAGCATTTACAAACGACTTCCTGCCGGAATAA
- a CDS encoding TatD family hydrolase: protein MDNYIDAHIHLDKYSDIDLEKMFHELPFKLSLVTVSSDLKSCKRNLALAEIYPFVKPAFGFHPEQVLPNDHDISELFSWIKIHTEQMAAVGEVGLPYYLRPKGSKIPGGYIELLEEFIKLAKKQDKPIVLHAIYDDAQIVCNLLEKHSIKKAHFHWFKGDTAAASRLISNGYYISFTPDIMYEKEIQGLVRDYPLDKLMAETDGPWEFEGPFKNKPTHPSMMAHSISALAELKEISFTSALKKLYDNTKSFYNI from the coding sequence ATGGATAATTATATTGATGCCCATATTCATCTTGATAAGTACAGCGATATTGATTTAGAAAAAATGTTTCATGAATTGCCGTTTAAGCTTTCACTTGTTACAGTTTCAAGCGATTTAAAATCCTGCAAAAGAAACCTTGCTCTTGCAGAAATCTATCCCTTTGTTAAACCTGCCTTTGGTTTTCACCCTGAACAGGTACTGCCCAATGATCATGATATTTCAGAGCTTTTCAGCTGGATAAAGATTCACACAGAGCAGATGGCTGCTGTTGGCGAGGTTGGCCTTCCATACTATTTGAGACCTAAGGGGAGCAAGATCCCAGGCGGATATATTGAACTTCTCGAAGAATTCATAAAGCTTGCAAAAAAACAGGATAAACCCATTGTCCTCCATGCAATTTATGATGATGCACAGATTGTGTGCAATTTATTGGAAAAGCATTCGATTAAAAAGGCTCATTTCCACTGGTTTAAAGGTGACACTGCAGCAGCAAGCAGGCTGATTTCCAATGGCTATTACATATCCTTTACTCCAGATATCATGTATGAAAAAGAAATACAGGGCCTCGTACGGGATTACCCGCTGGATAAATTGATGGCAGAAACAGACGGCCCATGGGAATTCGAGGGCCCTTTTAAAAACAAACCTACCCATCCTTCCATGATGGCCCATTCCATCAGTGCCCTTGCTGAACTAAAAGAAATATCTTTCACCAGCGCCCTTAAGAAGCTTTATGATAACACAAAAAGCTTCTATAATATTTGA
- a CDS encoding glycoside hydrolase family 13 protein, with protein MKKQWWKESVVYQIYPRSFMDSNGDGIGDLQGIISRLDYLKELGIDVVWLSPVYKSPNDDNGYDISDYQDIMREFGTMKDWEQLLGELHKRDIKLIMDLVVNHSSDEHIWFSEARKSKDNPYRDYYIWCEGKNGKEPNNWGSNFGGSAWEFDESTGEYYLHLFSKKQPDLNWENPKLRKEIYDMMTWWLEKGIDGFRMDVVNFISKVEGLPDDEPKPGKKYASGSKYYRNGPKIHEYLQEMNEKALSKYDVMTVGEMPGVNPEWARQYTGESRNELNMVFQFEHVSLDNGPNGKWDLKPLDLFDLKTNLTKWQNELDEVGWNSLYFNNHDQPRSVSRFGNDGEYWDKSAKMLATLLHMMKGTPYIYQGEEIGMTNVRYSSIDEYRDIETLNFYKEALNDGWTEEKALKAIYAKGRDNARTPMQWNSSRHGGFTKGTPWIKVNPNYKDINIEKAIENPDSVFHYYKKLIELRKKNEIIIYGKYNLILDHHSEVYAYTRTLGNQTLLVMCNFYGGNTEAELPAKLQGEKFELLIGNYKDIQISRTIKLRPYETQVLLFNG; from the coding sequence ATGAAGAAGCAATGGTGGAAAGAGAGTGTAGTTTACCAAATCTACCCTCGAAGCTTCATGGACAGCAATGGAGATGGAATAGGAGATCTACAGGGAATTATCTCAAGGCTTGATTACTTGAAAGAGCTTGGAATTGATGTGGTCTGGCTTTCTCCAGTTTATAAATCACCAAATGATGATAATGGCTATGATATCAGTGATTATCAGGATATTATGCGTGAGTTTGGTACTATGAAGGATTGGGAACAGCTTCTTGGAGAGCTGCATAAAAGAGACATCAAACTCATTATGGATCTGGTGGTGAACCATAGTTCAGACGAGCATATCTGGTTTTCAGAAGCAAGGAAATCGAAAGATAATCCATACAGGGACTACTATATATGGTGTGAAGGAAAGAATGGAAAGGAGCCGAATAACTGGGGCAGTAATTTCGGGGGATCTGCCTGGGAGTTTGACGAAAGTACAGGAGAATATTATTTGCATCTGTTTTCAAAAAAGCAACCTGATTTAAACTGGGAGAATCCGAAACTGAGAAAAGAAATATACGACATGATGACCTGGTGGCTTGAAAAAGGGATTGACGGGTTCAGAATGGATGTAGTCAACTTTATCTCCAAAGTGGAGGGTCTGCCTGATGATGAACCAAAGCCCGGTAAGAAATATGCTTCTGGAAGCAAGTATTATCGAAACGGCCCGAAAATTCATGAATACCTGCAGGAGATGAATGAAAAGGCGTTATCGAAGTATGATGTGATGACTGTCGGCGAAATGCCGGGTGTAAATCCGGAGTGGGCTCGGCAGTATACGGGGGAATCACGCAATGAGCTGAATATGGTCTTCCAATTTGAACATGTTAGCCTCGATAACGGGCCAAATGGCAAATGGGACCTCAAACCCCTCGATCTATTTGACTTAAAAACAAATCTGACCAAATGGCAAAATGAACTGGATGAGGTTGGCTGGAACAGCCTTTACTTTAATAATCATGATCAGCCGCGCTCTGTTTCCAGATTCGGGAATGATGGAGAGTATTGGGATAAGTCAGCAAAGATGCTGGCAACATTGCTGCATATGATGAAGGGAACTCCATATATTTATCAGGGCGAAGAAATAGGAATGACGAATGTCCGTTACTCAAGCATTGATGAATACAGAGATATAGAAACACTTAACTTTTACAAAGAAGCCCTTAACGATGGCTGGACAGAGGAAAAGGCACTGAAGGCCATCTATGCAAAAGGGCGTGACAATGCAAGAACGCCAATGCAATGGAATTCTTCCAGGCACGGAGGATTTACGAAAGGAACCCCATGGATAAAAGTGAATCCTAACTATAAAGACATTAATATCGAAAAGGCCATTGAAAACCCTGACTCTGTCTTTCATTATTATAAAAAGCTTATTGAACTTAGGAAGAAAAATGAAATTATTATTTACGGAAAATATAACCTTATACTTGATCATCATTCTGAAGTCTACGCCTATACAAGAACACTGGGCAATCAGACTCTTCTTGTCATGTGCAACTTCTATGGCGGAAACACTGAAGCAGAACTCCCTGCAAAGCTCCAGGGGGAAAAATTCGAACTGCTGATTGGGAATTATAAAGATATACAAATCAGCAGAACAATTAAACTTCGTCCATACGAAACTCAGGTGCTTCTCTTTAACGGTTAA
- the treP gene encoding PTS system trehalose-specific EIIBC component, whose amino-acid sequence MATNKESAEQIVEAIGGRDNIAAATHCVTRLRFALKDEGKVNKEKLEDIDIVKGSFSTNGQFQVVIGQGLVDKVYKEMTDATGIGESSKEETKSAAAENLNPLQRGIKTLADIFIPILPAIVTAGLLMGINNIMTAPDIFFDDKSFVEVYTNWADLASIINLIANTAFVFLPGLIGWSAVNRFGGSPLLGMVLGLMLVHPDLLNAWGYGAAEEVPKWNLFGFEIEKVGYQGQVLPVLFASYVLAKIEVFLRKRIPDAFQLLTVAPIALLITGFLSFIAIGPITFTIGSWITNGVVGIFDAVPALGGLIYGGLYAPLVITGMHHTFLAVDLQLIGSIGGTFLWPMVALSNIAQGSAAFAMMLLSKGNEKLKGLALTSSISAWLGVTEPAMFGVNLRFKYPFFAAIIGSAAAGIFITINGVKAPSIGVGGLPAFFSIFAENWGAFFIGMGIALVVPFVLTLAFSKFKKA is encoded by the coding sequence ATGGCCACAAATAAAGAGTCAGCAGAGCAAATCGTAGAAGCTATCGGGGGCAGGGATAATATCGCTGCGGCCACTCATTGTGTAACAAGGCTGCGTTTTGCATTAAAAGATGAAGGAAAAGTCAATAAAGAAAAGCTCGAAGATATTGATATTGTAAAAGGTTCATTTTCTACCAATGGACAATTCCAGGTTGTAATTGGACAAGGCCTCGTTGATAAAGTATATAAAGAAATGACAGATGCAACCGGTATTGGCGAATCGTCAAAAGAAGAAACCAAAAGTGCAGCTGCCGAAAACTTAAATCCTCTGCAGCGTGGAATTAAAACACTGGCTGATATTTTTATTCCAATCCTCCCGGCTATCGTAACAGCTGGTTTGCTGATGGGAATCAACAACATTATGACAGCGCCGGATATTTTCTTCGATGATAAGTCGTTTGTTGAAGTTTATACAAACTGGGCTGATCTGGCGAGCATCATTAACCTGATTGCCAATACTGCTTTCGTATTTCTTCCAGGCCTGATTGGATGGAGTGCTGTAAACCGGTTTGGCGGCAGTCCGCTTCTTGGTATGGTACTTGGTTTGATGCTGGTGCACCCGGATCTTTTAAATGCATGGGGCTATGGTGCAGCAGAGGAAGTTCCGAAGTGGAATTTATTTGGTTTTGAAATTGAAAAAGTAGGTTACCAGGGCCAGGTGTTGCCTGTATTATTTGCTTCATATGTGTTGGCTAAGATAGAAGTATTTCTGCGAAAAAGAATTCCTGATGCGTTTCAGCTTCTGACTGTCGCGCCAATCGCTTTGCTTATTACTGGATTTCTTTCTTTTATTGCCATCGGACCAATTACATTCACGATCGGCAGCTGGATTACAAATGGAGTTGTCGGAATCTTTGATGCTGTTCCGGCCCTTGGAGGTTTGATTTACGGAGGATTATATGCACCTCTTGTTATCACTGGCATGCATCATACATTCCTGGCAGTCGATCTTCAGCTAATCGGCAGCATTGGCGGCACGTTTTTGTGGCCGATGGTGGCACTATCCAATATTGCACAGGGTTCAGCCGCTTTTGCCATGATGCTGTTAAGCAAAGGGAACGAAAAGCTGAAAGGGCTTGCGCTCACTTCTTCCATTTCAGCGTGGCTGGGTGTAACGGAACCGGCGATGTTTGGGGTTAACCTTCGATTTAAGTATCCGTTCTTTGCAGCGATTATTGGATCAGCTGCAGCAGGCATTTTCATCACTATTAATGGAGTTAAGGCACCGTCAATTGGAGTAGGCGGCTTGCCGGCATTCTTCTCCATCTTTGCGGAAAACTGGGGTGCTTTCTTTATTGGAATGGGAATAGCACTTGTAGTTCCGTTTGTATTAACTCTAGCTTTCTCGAAATTTAAAAAAGCCTAA
- a CDS encoding ABC transporter ATP-binding protein: MIQLSVNSLTKNFDSNQVLSNLSFQVNEGEFVSILGPSGSGKSTIFNLIGGMLLPEEGSIMLGNAEISGKRGSISYMPQTPSLMPWRTILQNVLLGQEIMGKPDPETARKMLQKAGLGDYENAFPHELSGGMKQRTAFIRALLSPQPIILLDEPFSALDELTRLDMQKWLLDIWNEHKPTILFVTHNIEEAIYLSDRILILGSKPAKVVQEYKVPFGRPRMEEIFLDENFLECKRSIHHALKNH; encoded by the coding sequence ATGATACAATTATCGGTTAATTCTCTAACGAAAAATTTTGATTCAAATCAAGTTTTAAGCAATTTGAGTTTTCAAGTAAATGAAGGAGAGTTTGTTTCGATTTTAGGTCCATCAGGCAGCGGAAAGAGCACTATCTTTAACCTGATTGGCGGGATGCTCCTGCCTGAGGAAGGGTCCATAATGCTAGGGAATGCCGAAATCAGCGGCAAACGCGGTTCAATTAGCTATATGCCCCAGACACCTTCCCTGATGCCTTGGAGAACTATCCTTCAGAATGTTCTGCTTGGCCAGGAAATTATGGGGAAACCCGATCCGGAAACAGCCAGAAAAATGCTTCAAAAAGCCGGACTCGGTGACTATGAAAATGCTTTTCCGCATGAATTATCAGGAGGCATGAAGCAAAGGACCGCCTTTATCCGGGCACTATTAAGCCCGCAGCCAATCATACTGCTGGATGAACCTTTTTCAGCTTTGGATGAGCTTACCCGTCTTGATATGCAAAAATGGCTTCTCGATATTTGGAATGAACATAAGCCGACGATTCTGTTTGTCACTCACAATATCGAAGAAGCCATTTACCTCTCTGATCGAATATTAATACTCGGCAGCAAGCCTGCTAAAGTGGTTCAAGAATATAAAGTGCCTTTTGGGCGGCCGCGAATGGAGGAAATTTTTCTGGATGAAAATTTCCTTGAATGCAAAAGAAGCATTCATCATGCGCTGAAAAATCATTAG
- the tatA gene encoding twin-arginine translocase TatA/TatE family subunit, with translation MLSNIGIPGLILILVLALIIFGPKKLPEIGRAFGETLKEFKKSTRDLTKDDDDDKRK, from the coding sequence ATGTTATCAAACATCGGTATTCCAGGCTTAATTCTCATCCTGGTTCTTGCTCTTATTATTTTTGGTCCTAAAAAACTTCCTGAAATAGGGAGAGCATTCGGGGAGACCTTAAAAGAATTTAAGAAATCTACCCGTGATCTCACTAAAGATGATGATGATGATAAAAGAAAATAG
- a CDS encoding ABC transporter permease, with translation MINVFRKGWRPAAVLLLLFILWEMAVNLAEVPAWLLPPPTDIIQEAVLGWEGFRPHLQSTVLLSLCGFAIGTAIGLLTAVILHLLPFIRESVYPLLILSQNVPIIVLAPLLVVWFGFGILPKLIVITLVCFFPITVAALDGFRQTPGDLRHYMLMAGAGRGQLFWKLELPHSLPSLFSGLKISATYSVMGAVISEWLGAKAGIGVYMTLASSSFRTDRVFVAILAIMLLSLLLFGGILLSERLLIKWKSRESGRK, from the coding sequence ATGATCAATGTATTCAGAAAAGGGTGGAGGCCGGCTGCGGTTCTCCTCCTTTTATTCATTCTCTGGGAGATGGCGGTAAATCTGGCAGAAGTCCCTGCTTGGCTCCTGCCTCCCCCGACAGATATCATTCAGGAGGCAGTTTTGGGCTGGGAGGGCTTCCGCCCGCATCTTCAATCGACAGTCCTGCTTTCACTATGTGGATTTGCCATTGGCACTGCCATCGGATTGCTTACAGCTGTTATATTGCACTTATTGCCTTTTATAAGAGAGTCTGTTTACCCGCTTCTCATCCTTTCACAGAATGTGCCAATAATTGTTCTGGCTCCTTTACTGGTTGTATGGTTTGGATTTGGCATACTTCCAAAACTTATTGTCATTACGCTGGTATGCTTCTTCCCCATTACTGTTGCAGCATTGGATGGTTTTCGGCAAACTCCAGGAGATCTCAGGCATTATATGCTGATGGCTGGAGCCGGCAGAGGACAGCTGTTTTGGAAGCTGGAGCTTCCCCATTCCCTTCCATCTTTATTTTCCGGGCTAAAGATCTCTGCGACCTATAGTGTGATGGGTGCTGTAATATCTGAATGGCTCGGAGCCAAAGCCGGAATAGGGGTTTATATGACTCTAGCCTCTTCTTCCTTTCGGACAGACCGTGTTTTTGTAGCCATACTTGCGATTATGCTGTTAAGTTTGCTGCTTTTTGGAGGTATATTACTTTCAGAACGTTTGCTTATTAAATGGAAGTCCAGGGAGAGTGGGAGGAAATGA
- a CDS encoding NAD-dependent deacylase, translating to MLEKWLKESNYTVILPGAGMSTESGLPDFRSANNGLWNGKDPGKIASTEALNENVKEFIEFYRHRVIGLKECSPHKGHYILADWEKRGVLKSIITQNVDGFHRLAGSENVSELHGNLQTLHCQQCKKEFPGEGYLHGHVQCNCGGLLRPSVVLFGEMLPEQALDFAAEESEKAELFIVLGSSLTVTPANQFPLIAKQNGAKLVIINMEPTDFDFYADEVIHERKIGEVLEELDRALVQWENQKL from the coding sequence ATGCTTGAGAAATGGCTGAAGGAATCAAATTATACAGTAATACTACCTGGAGCAGGTATGTCAACTGAAAGCGGGCTGCCTGATTTCAGGTCAGCCAATAATGGTTTATGGAACGGGAAAGATCCTGGGAAAATTGCCAGTACTGAGGCATTGAATGAAAATGTGAAAGAGTTTATAGAATTTTATCGGCACCGGGTAATCGGGCTCAAGGAGTGCAGCCCTCATAAAGGCCACTATATTCTTGCTGATTGGGAAAAGAGAGGCGTTTTAAAGAGTATTATCACCCAGAATGTGGATGGATTTCATCGGCTGGCAGGGAGTGAAAATGTATCAGAGCTTCATGGGAATCTGCAGACACTCCATTGCCAGCAATGCAAAAAAGAGTTCCCGGGCGAGGGATATTTGCATGGACACGTTCAATGTAATTGCGGGGGGCTGCTTCGTCCTTCAGTAGTTCTGTTTGGGGAGATGCTGCCTGAGCAGGCTTTAGATTTTGCAGCGGAAGAATCAGAAAAGGCAGAACTATTTATTGTTCTGGGGTCATCCCTGACTGTGACACCAGCCAATCAGTTTCCGCTGATAGCAAAACAAAACGGAGCAAAACTGGTTATTATTAATATGGAACCCACTGATTTTGACTTTTATGCTGATGAAGTGATCCATGAGCGCAAAATTGGTGAAGTTCTCGAAGAACTTGATCGTGCCTTAGTGCAGTGGGAGAATCAGAAATTATAA